Proteins encoded together in one Desulfuromonas sp. window:
- a CDS encoding ABC transporter ATP-binding protein, with product MNLALDIRHLEKSYAGVPAVRDLSLAVEEGEIFGLLGPNGAGKSTTINMVAGVTRIGGGSVEIFGHDNRRDYRTTRRLTGIMHQEIVIDNFFTIDRGLKIHSGYYGVKDDPAWRRMLIERLGLGPHLHKVMIKLSGGLKRRYMIAKALIHKPRLLILDEPTAGVDVELRHTLWDFVREINRQGTTILLTTHYLEEAEQMCGRIAIMNDGELAALEPTAQLVRRMGGRTLTVHLGRPLETLPAELAPYAGRLAEEGRRIDFALASGAPSGELLADLCRLGVEIADVETRQPSLEEAFLKLTGNGRGHGGQTR from the coding sequence ATGAACCTCGCCCTCGACATCCGCCACCTGGAAAAAAGCTACGCCGGCGTCCCGGCGGTCAGGGACCTTTCCCTCGCCGTGGAGGAGGGGGAGATCTTCGGCCTGCTCGGCCCCAACGGCGCCGGCAAGAGCACCACCATCAACATGGTCGCCGGGGTGACCCGCATCGGCGGGGGCTCGGTGGAGATCTTCGGCCATGACAACCGCAGGGACTACCGCACCACGCGGCGCCTGACGGGGATCATGCACCAGGAGATCGTCATCGACAACTTCTTCACCATCGACCGCGGGCTGAAGATCCACTCGGGCTACTACGGGGTGAAGGACGATCCGGCGTGGCGGCGGATGCTGATCGAGCGGCTCGGCCTCGGCCCCCACCTGCACAAGGTCATGATCAAGCTCTCCGGGGGGCTGAAGCGCCGCTACATGATCGCCAAGGCCCTGATCCACAAGCCCCGGCTCCTCATCCTCGACGAGCCGACGGCCGGGGTCGACGTGGAGCTGCGCCACACCCTGTGGGACTTCGTGCGGGAGATCAACCGGCAGGGGACGACCATCCTGCTCACCACCCACTACCTGGAGGAGGCCGAGCAGATGTGCGGCCGCATCGCCATCATGAACGACGGCGAGCTGGCCGCCCTCGAGCCGACCGCCCAGCTCGTCCGGCGCATGGGGGGACGCACCCTCACCGTCCACCTCGGCCGGCCCCTGGAGACGCTTCCCGCGGAGCTCGCCCCCTACGCCGGGCGGCTCGCGGAGGAGGGCAGGCGCATCGACTTCGCCCTCGCCAGCGGGGCGCCCTCCGGCGAACTGCTCGCCGACCTCTGCCGGCTCGGGGTGGAGATCGCCGACGTCGAGACCCGCCAGCCGAGCCTAGAGGAGGCCTTTCTCAAGCTCACCGGCAACGGCCGCGGCCACGGGGGGCAGACCCGATGA
- a CDS encoding DUF3108 domain-containing protein, whose product MGAGQSPDNWGGSGERAAGIRRKILLLLLLVVFFPGGGEAAEPPESLEFDITWAGIRVGRSSIESVSSEKGLEIVSRVDSAAWTLPFYVVEDRERSTLERDGSRYVPVAYGLALHEGKNRVRREALVDRRAGLVRLLNPETGEQSEYPLAGPVWDPVSCLYHLRHRPLEVGQEFALTLLDKDSPNRVRVKVLRREKVKTAAGIVDTLVVRSDMAIDSEGLFYARGSLTMWLSEDGGRVPVLIEKRIPGLFNNGMPGFLKKVLPDALQKSLENLEVIRAELVHRG is encoded by the coding sequence ATGGGTGCAGGACAGTCGCCGGACAACTGGGGCGGATCGGGGGAGAGGGCGGCCGGCATCCGGCGCAAGATCCTGCTGCTCCTGTTGCTGGTGGTCTTCTTCCCGGGGGGCGGAGAGGCAGCTGAGCCGCCCGAGTCTTTGGAGTTCGACATCACCTGGGCGGGAATCCGGGTCGGCCGCTCAAGTATCGAATCGGTTTCGAGCGAGAAGGGCCTGGAGATTGTTTCCCGGGTCGACTCGGCCGCCTGGACCCTGCCCTTTTACGTTGTCGAGGACAGGGAAAGGAGCACACTGGAGCGGGACGGGTCGCGGTACGTCCCCGTCGCCTACGGGTTGGCCCTGCACGAGGGAAAGAACAGGGTCAGGCGCGAGGCGCTTGTTGACCGCCGGGCCGGCCTCGTCCGCCTGCTGAATCCCGAGACCGGGGAGCAAAGCGAATATCCCCTGGCGGGGCCGGTCTGGGACCCGGTCTCCTGCCTTTATCATCTTCGCCATCGGCCCCTGGAGGTCGGGCAGGAGTTTGCCCTCACCCTTCTCGACAAGGATTCTCCCAACCGGGTGCGGGTGAAGGTTCTGCGCCGGGAGAAGGTGAAGACCGCCGCCGGAATCGTCGATACCCTCGTGGTCCGCTCGGACATGGCGATCGACAGCGAGGGACTCTTCTACGCCCGCGGAAGCCTGACCATGTGGCTTTCCGAGGACGGGGGGAGGGTGCCCGTCCTGATCGAGAAAAGAATCCCGGGCCTGTTCAACAACGGGATGCCCGGTTTTCTCAAAAAGGTTCTTCCCGATGCACTGCAGAAGAGCCTTGAGAATCTGGAAGTCATTCGGGCCGAACTGGTTCACCGGGGTTAG
- a CDS encoding SDR family oxidoreductase — translation MSPAEKESRPILVAGATGYIGGRLAPRLLEAGYRVRAVVRTPSKLAGRPWADHPALEIVRGDLLDGGSMTSAAEGCWAAFYLVHSMNPKVADFAETDRRAARNMAEAAEACGLERIVYLSGLGEESDELSEHLLSRTEVARILGDGAVPVTVLRAAMIIGSGSASFEILRYLVDRLPVMVTPRWVDTPCQPIGIRNVLAYLIGCLECPETAGETFDIGQPEVVTYRQLMRIYAEEAGLHRRLILPVPVLTPRLSSYWIHLVTPVPSALARPLAEGLRNAVVCRDTRIRELVPQELLDCRQAIRLALERIRQHQVESSWLDAGLIPPAEWSIPDDPSWAGGTHYDDSRRIVFDAAPDELWRALVRIGGTTGWYYANWMWAVRGLFDRLMGGVGLGRGRRCPIDLRPGDAIDFWRAARVEKPGLLQLAAEMKVPGEAVLEFRLREISPGQTELLQIARFLPRGLLGLVYWWAVYPFHNLIFNGMLRGIGRAIDRPVIAGPEPITDPEKTPHSP, via the coding sequence ATGTCCCCTGCTGAAAAAGAATCCAGGCCGATCCTGGTCGCCGGTGCCACCGGCTACATCGGCGGCCGCCTGGCACCCCGCCTTCTGGAGGCCGGCTACCGGGTGCGGGCCGTTGTCCGCACCCCCTCCAAGCTCGCCGGCCGGCCGTGGGCCGACCACCCCGCCCTGGAGATCGTCCGGGGGGACCTGCTCGACGGCGGTTCGATGACGTCGGCCGCCGAAGGCTGCTGGGCCGCCTTCTACCTGGTCCACTCCATGAACCCCAAGGTGGCCGATTTCGCCGAAACCGACCGCCGCGCCGCCCGCAACATGGCCGAGGCGGCCGAGGCCTGCGGCCTGGAGCGCATAGTCTACCTCAGCGGTCTCGGCGAGGAGAGCGACGAACTCAGCGAACACCTCCTCTCCCGCACCGAGGTGGCCCGCATCCTGGGCGATGGGGCGGTTCCGGTCACGGTGCTGCGCGCGGCCATGATCATCGGCTCGGGAAGCGCCTCCTTCGAGATCCTCCGCTACCTGGTGGACCGCCTGCCGGTCATGGTCACCCCCCGCTGGGTCGACACCCCCTGTCAGCCCATCGGCATCCGCAACGTCCTCGCCTACCTCATCGGCTGCCTCGAGTGCCCGGAAACAGCCGGGGAGACCTTCGACATCGGCCAGCCGGAGGTGGTCACCTACCGGCAGCTGATGCGGATCTACGCCGAGGAGGCGGGGCTGCACCGGCGGCTGATCCTTCCCGTCCCGGTTCTGACCCCGCGCTTGAGCTCCTACTGGATCCACCTCGTCACCCCGGTTCCCTCCGCCCTGGCCCGGCCCCTGGCCGAAGGGCTTCGCAACGCGGTCGTGTGCCGCGACACCCGGATCCGCGAACTGGTCCCCCAGGAGCTGCTCGACTGCCGCCAGGCAATCCGGCTGGCCCTGGAGCGGATCCGCCAGCACCAGGTGGAAAGCTCCTGGCTTGACGCCGGGCTCATCCCCCCCGCCGAGTGGAGCATTCCCGACGACCCGAGCTGGGCCGGCGGAACCCACTACGACGACTCGCGGCGGATCGTCTTCGACGCCGCCCCCGACGAACTGTGGCGGGCCCTGGTCCGCATCGGCGGCACCACCGGCTGGTACTACGCCAACTGGATGTGGGCCGTGCGGGGCCTCTTCGACAGGCTCATGGGAGGAGTCGGGCTGGGGCGCGGACGCCGTTGCCCCATCGACCTGCGCCCCGGCGACGCCATCGATTTCTGGCGGGCCGCCCGGGTCGAGAAGCCCGGCCTGCTGCAGCTGGCGGCCGAGATGAAAGTCCCCGGCGAGGCGGTCCTCGAGTTTCGCCTACGGGAGATCTCACCCGGCCAGACCGAACTGCTGCAGATCGCCCGCTTCCTTCCCAGGGGCCTGCTCGGCCTGGTCTACTGGTGGGCCGTCTACCCCTTTCACAACCTCATCTTCAACGGCATGCTGCGAGGCATCGGTCGGGCCATCGACCGCCCCGTCATCGCCGGGCCCGAGCCGATCACCGATCCCGAAAAGACTCCCCACAGCCCCTGA
- a CDS encoding ABC transporter permease has protein sequence MSAPPFSPWLPFLTLLEKEVRRFLRVASQTVLTPIITASLYLFVFGATLGERISVLPGFSYAQFVIPGLILMGVINNSFANTSSSLFMSRYLGNIVDLLVTPVTPPQIILAYTLAAMIRGLCVGLSVWIISTLFADLPWAHPLAAVAMACLASVLFAQFGMVAAIFANNFDSLSMFSNFIILPLIYLGGVFYPISILPAPWAALSHLNPLLYLIDGFRHAILGVGDIPLATAFAVTGAMALALFVWVAALIGRGYRLRT, from the coding sequence ATGAGCGCGCCCCCCTTCAGCCCCTGGCTCCCCTTCCTGACCCTGCTCGAGAAAGAGGTGCGCCGCTTTCTGCGGGTCGCCTCCCAGACCGTGCTCACCCCGATCATCACCGCCTCGCTCTACCTCTTCGTCTTCGGGGCGACCCTCGGCGAGCGGATCAGCGTCCTGCCCGGCTTCTCCTACGCCCAGTTCGTCATCCCGGGGCTGATCCTCATGGGGGTGATCAACAACTCCTTCGCCAACACCTCGAGCTCCCTCTTCATGTCCCGCTACCTCGGCAACATCGTCGACCTGCTCGTCACCCCCGTCACCCCGCCCCAGATCATCCTCGCCTACACCCTGGCGGCGATGATCCGCGGCCTCTGCGTCGGTCTGTCGGTGTGGATCATCTCGACCCTCTTCGCCGACTTGCCCTGGGCCCACCCCCTTGCGGCGGTCGCCATGGCCTGCCTGGCCAGCGTCCTCTTCGCCCAGTTCGGCATGGTGGCGGCGATCTTCGCCAACAACTTCGACTCCCTCTCCATGTTCTCCAACTTCATCATCCTGCCCCTGATCTACCTCGGCGGGGTCTTCTACCCCATCTCCATCCTCCCCGCCCCCTGGGCGGCCCTCTCCCACCTCAACCCCCTCCTCTACCTCATCGACGGCTTCCGCCACGCCATCCTCGGCGTCGGCGACATCCCCCTGGCCACCGCCTTCGCCGTCACCGGCGCCATGGCCCTGGCCCTCTTCGTCTGGGTCGCCGCCCTCATCGGCCGGGGCTACCGGCTGCGGACCTGA
- a CDS encoding HDOD domain-containing protein, whose translation MKKVYGDLEIMPLGELLGWLGDRAKSGFLRVAQEKGGKVKAFSLQQGLIDAFSSRRTAEELAEALRWPEGRFEFRPDLPAGAPASRRHLPCAESLQEAEQINRDAELRQLQLQEEAVRKISRQILKGEIELPPMPAVLSRLHMCLGGIGGSAGEAMKIVMADQILTSKILNVVNSAYYSLVSPVTSLQHAIVIMGFRSLLSVITTHGLGQAFSKNRAQVQEVLRHSFRCAFVAKQIAAAVGWDEEEAFVCGLLHDIGKTALLSLLDDSELDEPAQASLLEEFHAQAGVLLAAKWNLPELVIETIEWHHEPGQAASGRKAVEIVFLADGLVNDPGRLESLLADCSALELSREKVDAILEELLRAEGVLDRVA comes from the coding sequence GTGAAAAAGGTATACGGCGATCTTGAGATCATGCCCCTGGGGGAGCTTCTGGGATGGCTGGGGGACAGGGCGAAATCGGGCTTTCTGCGCGTCGCGCAGGAAAAGGGAGGGAAGGTCAAGGCCTTTTCCCTGCAGCAGGGCCTGATCGATGCCTTTTCCTCCCGCCGGACCGCGGAAGAGCTGGCCGAGGCCCTGCGGTGGCCCGAAGGGCGGTTCGAATTCCGCCCCGACCTGCCTGCCGGGGCCCCCGCCTCCCGGCGCCACCTCCCGTGCGCCGAAAGCCTGCAGGAGGCCGAACAGATCAACCGGGACGCCGAACTGCGCCAGCTGCAGCTCCAGGAGGAGGCGGTGCGCAAAATCAGCCGCCAGATTCTCAAGGGAGAGATCGAACTGCCCCCCATGCCCGCGGTCCTCTCCCGGCTCCACATGTGCCTGGGCGGGATCGGGGGGTCGGCCGGCGAGGCCATGAAAATCGTCATGGCCGACCAGATCCTGACCTCGAAGATCCTCAACGTCGTCAACTCCGCCTACTACAGCCTGGTCAGCCCGGTCACCTCGCTGCAGCACGCCATCGTCATCATGGGCTTCCGCTCCCTGCTGAGCGTGATCACCACCCACGGCCTCGGCCAGGCCTTTTCGAAGAACCGGGCCCAGGTCCAGGAGGTCCTCCGGCACAGCTTCCGGTGCGCCTTCGTGGCCAAGCAGATCGCCGCGGCGGTCGGGTGGGACGAAGAGGAGGCCTTTGTCTGCGGCCTGCTCCACGACATCGGCAAGACCGCCCTGCTCAGCCTCCTCGACGACTCCGAACTTGACGAGCCAGCCCAGGCCTCGCTCCTCGAAGAGTTCCATGCCCAGGCCGGGGTTCTCCTCGCGGCCAAGTGGAACCTGCCGGAGCTGGTCATCGAAACGATCGAATGGCACCACGAGCCCGGACAGGCGGCCAGCGGCCGCAAGGCCGTGGAGATCGTCTTTCTGGCCGACGGCCTGGTGAACGACCCCGGCCGGCTCGAGTCCCTCCTGGCCGACTGCTCCGCCCTGGAGCTCTCCAGGGAGAAGGTGGACGCGATCCTGGAGGAACTCCTCCGCGCCGAAGGGGTGCTCGACCGGGTCGCCTAG
- a CDS encoding DUF1566 domain-containing protein codes for MGKIAKVLVIVLAAVLAAGPALAADPAPPAPDSADSAMHTVQDLYDRLDTGATAAKRSGAFTEPSAAPGAGATSLNDVMGKMPAADNVSGAAPGDVLNGKTFWGLRTDGSWGVQTGTVSQVDTSSGDAVAAELLSGKKAWVDGAEVTGAMPDNGAVAITPGVSEQGIPAGYHDGSGTVAGDADLASGNIKAGATIFGVAGDSNVVDTSSGDATASDIANGKKAWVDGLEVTGSAAPAPAYPGMVPQTGQTAIHVSGDDGALQTGVAWTPSTRFTDNNDGTVTDNLTGLVWLKNANCYGTRNLNDSLALASGLANGTCGLSDGSSAGDWRVPSLRELHSLIDYSQYGPALPAEHPFDSVVLSDYWTSTTVADNFTLNWYVQFNIGLALGHNKATSIFLWPVRDGQ; via the coding sequence ATGGGAAAGATCGCTAAGGTACTTGTCATCGTCCTGGCCGCCGTCCTCGCCGCCGGGCCCGCCCTGGCCGCCGATCCGGCCCCCCCGGCACCCGACTCGGCCGACAGCGCCATGCACACCGTGCAGGATCTCTACGACCGCCTCGACACCGGGGCCACTGCGGCCAAGCGCAGCGGCGCCTTCACCGAGCCGAGCGCGGCGCCCGGCGCCGGGGCCACGAGCCTCAACGACGTCATGGGCAAGATGCCCGCGGCCGACAACGTCAGCGGCGCCGCCCCCGGTGACGTACTCAATGGCAAGACCTTCTGGGGCCTGCGCACCGACGGCAGTTGGGGGGTTCAGACTGGCACCGTCAGCCAAGTCGACACTAGCAGCGGCGATGCCGTAGCGGCCGAGCTTCTCAGCGGCAAGAAGGCCTGGGTCGATGGGGCCGAGGTGACAGGCGCCATGCCGGACAACGGCGCAGTGGCGATCACCCCCGGTGTGAGCGAGCAGGGGATCCCTGCAGGCTACCACGACGGCAGCGGGACCGTGGCTGGCGACGCCGACCTGGCCTCAGGCAACATCAAGGCCGGCGCGACCATCTTCGGCGTGGCCGGCGACTCCAACGTGGTCGACACCAGCAGCGGGGACGCCACAGCAAGCGACATCGCCAACGGCAAGAAGGCCTGGGTCGACGGCCTTGAAGTGACCGGCAGCGCCGCGCCCGCCCCGGCCTACCCGGGCATGGTGCCCCAGACTGGCCAGACCGCCATCCACGTCTCCGGCGACGACGGTGCCCTCCAGACCGGCGTTGCCTGGACCCCAAGTACTCGTTTCACCGACAACAACGACGGCACCGTGACCGACAACCTGACCGGGCTGGTCTGGTTGAAAAACGCCAATTGTTATGGGACGAGAAATTTAAATGATTCCCTCGCGCTCGCCTCCGGCCTCGCCAACGGGACATGCGGGCTCAGCGACGGCTCAAGCGCCGGAGACTGGCGGGTGCCGAGCCTGCGCGAGCTGCACAGCCTGATCGACTACAGCCAATACGGCCCCGCCCTTCCTGCCGAGCACCCGTTTGACAGCGTGGTGTTATCTGACTACTGGACGTCCACGACCGTCGCGGACAACTTCACCCTCAACTGGTACGTGCAATTCAACATCGGCCTTGCGCTTGGCCACAACAAGGCCACGAGTATTT